A genomic segment from Polyangium mundeleinium encodes:
- a CDS encoding penicillin-binding protein 1A: MPADRPSEEQNGSDARKSTPSTPNEVKSAPSTPNEAKTTSDDEREKRRAARRRKRAIQTWVRRAGITIVLLAAAAMLGVALTIRHYEADLPSTEELKSYRPPQVTRVMARDGQMVLGELFVERRTIVDVEAMPDRVRYAVLAAEDASFYEHKGLDYPGMLRALYKNLRGASARQGASTITQQVVKNVLLTSERTFDRKMKEVILARRIEQELTKNEILGLYLNHIYFGHGRYGIEEACRYYFGKSIRDATLAQAALLAGIVKGPSIYSPRVSLERAKKRREYVLGQMLAKGFATADEVERARAEEVNLAPAQEEMRELAPEVVEEAKRTLRALVGPDADRGGYTITTTIDPTMQSKARGAVRANLDGYLKRHNMVAPLAPGKREPPAFEGAPKPSGHRVYAGVVTGHDDTKGLLFVRIGALAGAVDLRGKSRYNPKDLLPSQFAKVGKVVRVSLVDPKEAAASAADPRQGALEPGTEEPTPEPTPKEKAQPAGLRLELGPQSALVAIDVASREVVALIGGYEGVRGGLDRSLSKRQPGSTFKPFVYAYGIHTRKFTPATLLETNPAALKGYQPNNYDESEGKTPARLREALAHSVNVAAVWSIQELGAAHVMAFAQDLGIESKLGADLSLALGAYEVTPREMAAAYAAFAAGGEYKKPRLITRITGPNGVDIPLGSEPEPKRMLTEEEAFLVNSLLRTVVERGTATRAKALDRWIAGKTGTSNQSKDAWFVGYSMDIACAVWTGFDDAAPLGAGETGAVASLPAFVDFMREAHAGKPKRAPTEPAGLEHKRIDPETGLLAYEGQENAVDEVFLRDTAPDAGVDAAPDGEADAETGEADAADEGAEAGAEEPLPVIPVPTLKHEGPPGEGEADHAKEP; encoded by the coding sequence ATGCCGGCCGATCGCCCCTCCGAAGAGCAGAACGGTAGCGACGCTCGGAAGAGCACGCCCTCCACGCCGAACGAGGTGAAGAGCGCGCCCTCCACGCCGAACGAGGCGAAGACCACGAGCGACGACGAGCGCGAGAAGCGTCGCGCCGCGCGGAGACGCAAGCGCGCGATCCAGACCTGGGTGCGACGCGCGGGCATCACGATCGTGCTGCTCGCGGCGGCGGCGATGCTCGGCGTGGCGCTGACGATCCGGCACTACGAGGCGGACCTGCCGTCGACGGAGGAGTTGAAGAGCTACCGCCCGCCGCAGGTGACGCGCGTGATGGCGCGGGACGGTCAGATGGTGCTCGGTGAGCTCTTCGTCGAGCGGCGCACGATCGTCGACGTCGAGGCGATGCCGGATCGCGTGCGCTACGCGGTGCTCGCCGCAGAGGACGCGTCGTTCTACGAGCACAAGGGCCTCGACTATCCGGGGATGCTGCGCGCGCTCTACAAGAACCTGCGCGGCGCGAGCGCGCGGCAGGGCGCGAGCACGATCACGCAGCAGGTCGTGAAGAACGTGCTGCTCACGTCGGAGCGCACGTTCGACCGGAAGATGAAGGAGGTCATCCTCGCGCGTCGCATCGAGCAGGAGCTGACGAAGAACGAGATCCTCGGGCTCTACCTGAACCACATCTACTTCGGGCACGGGCGCTACGGGATCGAGGAGGCCTGCCGTTACTACTTCGGCAAGTCGATCCGCGACGCGACGCTCGCGCAGGCCGCGCTGCTCGCGGGGATCGTGAAGGGGCCGAGCATCTACTCGCCGCGCGTGAGCCTGGAGCGCGCGAAGAAGCGGCGCGAGTACGTGCTCGGGCAGATGCTCGCGAAGGGCTTCGCGACGGCGGACGAGGTGGAGCGCGCGCGGGCGGAGGAGGTGAACCTCGCGCCCGCGCAGGAGGAGATGCGCGAGCTCGCGCCCGAGGTCGTCGAGGAGGCGAAACGCACGCTGCGCGCGCTCGTCGGTCCGGATGCGGATCGCGGCGGCTACACGATCACGACGACGATCGATCCGACGATGCAGTCGAAGGCGCGCGGCGCGGTGCGCGCGAACCTCGATGGGTACTTGAAGCGGCACAACATGGTCGCGCCGCTCGCGCCAGGGAAACGCGAGCCACCCGCGTTCGAGGGCGCGCCGAAGCCGAGTGGTCATCGCGTGTACGCGGGTGTCGTGACGGGGCACGACGATACGAAGGGGCTTTTGTTCGTACGCATCGGCGCGCTCGCGGGTGCAGTCGATCTGCGCGGCAAGAGCCGGTACAACCCGAAGGATCTCTTGCCGAGCCAGTTCGCGAAGGTCGGCAAGGTGGTGCGCGTGAGCCTCGTGGACCCCAAGGAGGCCGCCGCGTCGGCCGCAGATCCGCGCCAGGGCGCGCTCGAGCCAGGGACGGAGGAGCCGACGCCGGAGCCGACGCCGAAGGAGAAGGCGCAGCCGGCGGGGCTACGGCTGGAGCTCGGGCCGCAGTCGGCGCTCGTGGCGATCGACGTCGCGTCGCGCGAGGTCGTGGCGCTCATCGGAGGTTACGAGGGCGTGCGCGGCGGGCTCGATCGGTCGCTCTCGAAGAGGCAGCCGGGCTCGACGTTCAAGCCGTTCGTCTACGCGTACGGGATCCACACGCGCAAGTTCACGCCGGCCACGTTGCTGGAGACGAATCCCGCGGCGCTGAAAGGCTACCAGCCGAACAACTACGACGAGAGCGAAGGGAAGACGCCGGCGCGTTTGCGTGAGGCGCTCGCGCACAGCGTCAACGTCGCGGCCGTGTGGTCGATCCAGGAGCTCGGTGCGGCGCACGTGATGGCGTTCGCGCAAGACCTCGGGATCGAGTCGAAGCTCGGCGCGGATCTGTCGCTTGCGCTCGGCGCCTATGAGGTGACGCCGCGCGAGATGGCCGCGGCGTACGCGGCGTTCGCAGCAGGCGGCGAGTACAAGAAGCCGCGGCTCATCACGCGGATCACTGGGCCGAACGGGGTCGACATCCCGCTCGGGTCGGAGCCAGAGCCGAAGCGCATGCTCACGGAGGAAGAGGCGTTCCTGGTGAACAGCCTGCTGCGGACCGTGGTGGAGCGAGGCACGGCGACACGCGCGAAGGCGCTCGATCGGTGGATCGCAGGCAAGACCGGGACGAGCAACCAGTCGAAGGATGCGTGGTTCGTCGGCTACTCGATGGACATCGCGTGCGCGGTGTGGACGGGCTTCGACGACGCAGCGCCGCTCGGCGCAGGCGAGACGGGCGCGGTCGCGTCGCTGCCCGCGTTCGTGGACTTCATGCGCGAGGCGCACGCGGGCAAACCGAAGCGTGCGCCGACGGAGCCCGCGGGCCTCGAGCACAAGCGGATCGATCCGGAGACGGGCCTGCTCGCGTACGAGGGGCAGGAGAACGCGGTCGACGAGGTGTTCTTGAGGGACACCGCACCCGACGCGGGCGTCGACGCTGCGCCGGACGGCGAAGCAGACGCGGAGACGGGCGAGGCAGACGCCGCGGACGAGGGCGCGGAGGCGGGTGCGGAGGAGCCGCTCCCGGTCATCCCGGTGCCAACGCTGAAGCACGAGGGGCCGCCCGGCGAGGGCGAAGCGGATCACGCCAAGGAGCCTTGA
- a CDS encoding glutathione S-transferase N-terminal domain-containing protein, translating into MIDLHFWPTPNGRKVTILLEEVGLPYRVVPVNIGRGDQFKPEFLAISPNNRMPAIVDHDPEGGGAPISVFESGAILVYLAEKTGRFLPKDARGRAETLQWLFWQMGGLGPMAGQAHHFRMYAPEKIEYAIDRYTREVNRLYGVMDKRLSDRDYLAGEYSIADMAAWPWVVPWKAQGQNLDDFPHLKRWFDAIEARPAVDRGRAVGRELVQNQSQTMDDEAKKLLFGQSAATVRGR; encoded by the coding sequence ATGATCGATCTTCATTTCTGGCCCACGCCGAACGGTCGCAAAGTCACCATCCTGCTCGAAGAGGTGGGGCTCCCGTACCGGGTCGTCCCGGTGAACATCGGCCGCGGCGACCAGTTCAAGCCCGAGTTCCTGGCGATCAGCCCGAACAACCGCATGCCCGCCATCGTCGATCACGACCCCGAGGGCGGCGGCGCGCCGATCAGCGTCTTCGAATCGGGCGCCATTCTGGTCTACCTCGCCGAGAAGACCGGCCGCTTCCTCCCGAAGGACGCGCGCGGCCGGGCCGAGACATTGCAATGGCTCTTCTGGCAAATGGGCGGGCTCGGCCCCATGGCCGGCCAGGCTCACCATTTCCGCATGTATGCGCCCGAGAAGATCGAGTACGCGATCGATCGATATACCCGGGAGGTGAACCGCCTCTACGGCGTCATGGACAAACGCCTCTCGGATCGTGACTACCTCGCCGGCGAATACTCGATCGCGGACATGGCCGCCTGGCCGTGGGTCGTGCCGTGGAAGGCGCAGGGGCAAAACCTCGACGATTTTCCGCACTTGAAGCGCTGGTTCGACGCGATCGAGGCCCGCCCGGCGGTCGATCGCGGCCGTGCCGTCGGCCGCGAGCTCGTGCAGAACCAGAGCCAGACGATGGACGACGAGGCGAAAAAGCTTCTGTTCGGACAATCGGCCGCCACGGTGCGCGGCCGCTGA
- the pgeF gene encoding peptidoglycan editing factor PgeF — translation MGAPSPVFSALLDAEGFRHAFFTRSGGVSLPPWDSLNVAAAATGDDPAAVQENIRRCAAALGVPLPRLYILSQVHGTDAHILDGTEDRDEVVKRHGDITASRTPGVACGVRSADCVPVLLADRRSGAVVAVHSGWRGTVANAAAAGVAVLRALAPSPSIVAAIGPHIEPCCFEVGDDVAASLLGASNAGDDVVDRSRARAHVDLRRIVRAQLTTAGVEPARLDDVRGCTVCDHERWFSYRRDAAKSGRLLSAIVARA, via the coding sequence GTGGGCGCGCCGAGCCCTGTTTTCTCGGCACTTCTCGACGCCGAGGGCTTCCGCCACGCGTTCTTCACGCGCTCCGGCGGGGTCAGCCTTCCCCCGTGGGACTCCCTCAACGTGGCCGCCGCCGCCACCGGGGACGACCCAGCCGCCGTGCAGGAGAACATTCGTCGTTGCGCCGCGGCCCTGGGTGTGCCCCTGCCGCGCCTCTACATCCTCAGCCAGGTTCACGGGACCGACGCGCACATCCTCGATGGCACCGAAGACCGCGATGAAGTCGTGAAGCGCCACGGCGACATCACCGCCTCGCGCACGCCCGGCGTCGCGTGCGGCGTGCGTTCGGCCGACTGCGTGCCCGTCTTGCTCGCGGATCGAAGAAGCGGCGCCGTCGTCGCCGTGCACAGCGGCTGGCGCGGCACCGTGGCGAACGCAGCCGCTGCAGGCGTCGCCGTTCTTCGCGCGCTCGCGCCTTCGCCGAGCATCGTCGCGGCGATCGGCCCGCACATCGAGCCCTGCTGCTTCGAGGTCGGCGACGACGTCGCGGCCTCGCTCCTCGGCGCGTCGAACGCAGGCGACGACGTCGTCGATCGCAGCCGCGCGCGCGCACACGTCGACCTTCGCCGCATCGTCCGCGCGCAGCTCACGACCGCGGGCGTCGAGCCTGCGCGGCTCGACGACGTCCGCGGCTGCACCGTGTGCGACCACGAGCGCTGGTTCTCGTATCGGCGCGACGCTGCGAAGAGCGGACGGCTCCTCTCCGCGATCGTCGCGCGCGCCTGA
- a CDS encoding zinc-dependent alcohol dehydrogenase family protein has product MKAIRVDAFGPPAEVVRFLEVPEPEPPREGEITVSVEATPINPSDLLILSGIYGALPRLPTVPGKEGVGRVIDVGPGVRGIERGMRVLLPIGAGAWRERVKVLAEDVIPAPEGVPAAQLAMATLNPLAAHFLLTALVNLGPDDFLVQNAASSAIGRWIVTLAKERGIKTVNVVRRASQVNALRELGANVVLVDGAELGKRITAATRGASIKLGLDAVAGGATTRIAGCLGRGGTVVSYGMLSGQPGHIATNDLVFRDIHLRGFWLASHLATIPKEDLRELWKRLAGLVASNAVAVPVEATYTLDRIKEAVTHAEREGRGGKIVLVPQGG; this is encoded by the coding sequence ATGAAGGCAATTCGAGTCGATGCGTTCGGGCCCCCGGCCGAGGTGGTCCGTTTCCTCGAGGTGCCCGAGCCGGAGCCGCCGCGCGAGGGCGAGATCACGGTCTCGGTCGAGGCAACGCCGATCAACCCGTCGGACCTCTTGATCCTGTCAGGCATCTACGGCGCGCTGCCGCGGCTGCCCACCGTGCCCGGGAAAGAAGGCGTGGGCCGCGTGATCGACGTGGGCCCAGGCGTGCGCGGGATCGAGCGAGGCATGCGCGTGCTCTTGCCGATCGGCGCGGGCGCGTGGCGCGAACGGGTGAAGGTCCTGGCCGAGGACGTGATCCCCGCGCCGGAAGGCGTGCCGGCCGCGCAGCTCGCGATGGCGACGTTGAACCCGCTCGCCGCGCATTTCCTGCTGACGGCGCTCGTGAACCTCGGGCCCGACGACTTCCTCGTGCAGAACGCGGCGAGTTCCGCGATCGGTCGATGGATCGTCACGCTCGCGAAGGAGCGCGGCATCAAGACGGTGAACGTGGTGCGGCGCGCGTCGCAGGTGAATGCGCTGCGCGAGCTCGGCGCGAACGTGGTGCTCGTCGACGGGGCAGAGCTCGGCAAGCGCATCACGGCAGCGACGCGCGGCGCGTCAATCAAGCTCGGGCTCGACGCGGTCGCGGGCGGCGCGACGACACGCATCGCGGGTTGTCTCGGTCGTGGCGGCACGGTCGTGAGCTACGGGATGCTGAGCGGGCAGCCGGGGCACATCGCGACGAACGATCTCGTGTTCCGTGACATCCACCTGCGTGGCTTCTGGCTCGCCTCGCACCTCGCGACGATCCCGAAGGAGGACCTGCGCGAGCTCTGGAAGCGGCTCGCGGGCCTCGTCGCGAGTAACGCCGTCGCCGTGCCGGTGGAGGCGACGTACACGCTCGATCGGATCAAGGAAGCCGTGACGCACGCCGAGCGCGAAGGCCGCGGCGGCAAAATCGTCCTCGTCCCGCAGGGCGGCTGA
- a CDS encoding L-threonylcarbamoyladenylate synthase: protein MGILLPINPEHPEPRKIRRAVEILEKGGVIGYPTDTVYGLGCDLFNKQAIETLYQIKGMQRDKNLAFICPDLGDIARYAIVENAAYRVLKRFLPGPYCFVLQATREVPKIVQMNKKTVGIRVPSHPVTLAIVRELGRPIISTTAAPPGEDPMVDPWEIKERFPALELILDAGAGGNLPTTVIDLSEGDVRILREGAGPIDELV from the coding sequence GTGGGCATCCTCCTCCCCATCAACCCTGAGCACCCCGAGCCTCGCAAGATCCGGCGCGCCGTCGAGATCCTGGAGAAAGGCGGCGTCATCGGCTACCCGACGGACACTGTCTACGGGCTCGGCTGCGACCTCTTCAACAAGCAGGCGATCGAGACGCTCTACCAGATCAAGGGGATGCAGCGAGACAAGAACCTCGCCTTCATTTGCCCTGATCTCGGGGACATCGCGCGGTACGCGATCGTCGAAAACGCCGCCTACCGCGTGCTCAAGCGCTTCCTGCCCGGTCCGTATTGCTTTGTGCTCCAAGCGACGCGCGAAGTGCCGAAGATCGTGCAGATGAACAAGAAGACCGTGGGTATCCGCGTCCCTTCGCACCCCGTCACGCTCGCGATCGTGCGTGAGCTCGGGCGTCCGATCATCAGCACGACGGCTGCACCGCCAGGCGAAGATCCCATGGTGGATCCCTGGGAGATCAAGGAGCGCTTCCCCGCCCTCGAGCTCATCCTCGACGCCGGCGCCGGCGGCAACTTGCCCACGACCGTCATCGACCTCAGCGAAGGCGACGTGCGCATCCTGCGCGAGGGCGCAGGGCCCATCGACGAGCTCGTTTGA
- a CDS encoding serine/threonine-protein kinase, producing the protein MRPQDPNIGRDILGGQFQILQKIGSGGMGSVYKAAQPAMNRMVAVKILHPKLANRKDLVSRFRREARAMSHLTHPNTVKVLLYGELEDGSLYIVMEYLEGKNLNQIVRKEGPMGLDRAIPVLIQVCGALQEAHSQGIVHRDLKPENIFLSTNGGLRDFPKVLDFGLAKVTERELRPGSVMLTQEGMVFGTPEFMSPEQAQGKPLDARSDIYSLAVILYEMLTGKLPFDARTPMEFIQHHVTKPPLALETRVPGKTFPQGLGAVIAKALEKRPEDRYTTAADFADALKPYAPGGGKGFSGLFPASSVEVLEKASRSHAELAHVPEQKPESQRQPPPAPAPTPSSSRQGGGASAPTAMDGAPSNRKPNGANPMTSTGNPLSSPRPMPSPHAMRPATKSGTNEGPSSLRIAPPVSRPAPAPAPVVVKGSPSTLTLVGVAVGFLIVGVLLAVIVLKLLR; encoded by the coding sequence ATGCGCCCGCAAGACCCGAACATCGGCCGAGACATTCTGGGCGGTCAGTTCCAGATCCTGCAGAAGATCGGCTCGGGCGGGATGGGATCCGTCTACAAGGCCGCGCAACCGGCGATGAACCGGATGGTGGCCGTGAAGATCCTCCATCCGAAGCTCGCGAACCGCAAAGACCTCGTCTCGAGGTTCCGCCGCGAGGCGCGCGCGATGAGCCACCTGACGCACCCGAACACGGTGAAGGTGTTGCTCTACGGCGAGCTCGAAGACGGCTCGCTCTACATCGTGATGGAGTACCTGGAGGGGAAAAACCTCAACCAGATCGTCCGCAAAGAGGGGCCGATGGGCCTCGACCGCGCGATCCCGGTGCTCATCCAGGTCTGCGGCGCGCTGCAAGAGGCGCACTCGCAAGGGATCGTCCATCGCGACCTGAAGCCCGAGAACATCTTTTTGTCCACCAACGGAGGTCTGCGCGACTTCCCGAAGGTGCTCGACTTCGGCCTCGCGAAGGTCACCGAGCGCGAGCTGCGTCCAGGCTCCGTGATGCTCACGCAGGAGGGCATGGTCTTCGGGACGCCGGAGTTCATGTCGCCCGAGCAAGCCCAGGGCAAACCGCTCGACGCGCGCAGCGACATCTACTCGCTCGCGGTGATCCTCTACGAGATGCTCACCGGCAAGCTGCCGTTCGACGCGCGCACGCCGATGGAGTTCATCCAGCACCACGTGACGAAGCCGCCGCTCGCGCTGGAGACGCGCGTGCCGGGAAAGACCTTCCCGCAAGGGCTCGGCGCGGTGATCGCGAAGGCGCTCGAGAAGCGGCCGGAGGATCGATACACGACGGCCGCGGACTTCGCCGACGCGCTGAAGCCGTACGCGCCGGGCGGAGGCAAGGGGTTCTCCGGGCTCTTCCCCGCGAGCAGCGTGGAGGTGCTCGAGAAGGCGTCGCGCTCGCACGCCGAGCTCGCGCACGTGCCGGAGCAGAAGCCGGAGTCGCAGCGGCAGCCCCCACCCGCGCCCGCGCCCACGCCCTCGTCGTCGCGACAGGGTGGAGGAGCGTCCGCGCCGACCGCGATGGATGGCGCGCCCTCGAACCGCAAGCCGAACGGCGCGAATCCGATGACGAGCACGGGCAACCCGCTCTCGTCGCCAAGGCCGATGCCATCCCCCCACGCGATGCGACCGGCGACGAAGTCGGGGACCAACGAGGGCCCGTCGTCGCTGCGCATCGCGCCCCCCGTGTCGAGGCCAGCGCCGGCGCCGGCGCCCGTCGTCGTGAAGGGCAGCCCGTCGACGCTCACGCTCGTCGGCGTGGCTGTGGGCTTCTTGATCGTCGGCGTGCTCCTCGCGGTCATCGTCCTCAAGCTGCTCCGCTAG
- a CDS encoding protein kinase domain-containing protein, with protein MLPEKIPELIASRYRVVHPIGEGNMGTVYLVEHVYTGEELAMKVLQAHVGTNAKLVKRFKREAWLPARIRSDHVVRVIDADVAAELGNAPFLVMELLRGSDLEAYVQRMQKVPAAEVVGIYWQVADALSKAHALGIVHRDLKPENIFLHEHYDGRVIVKVLDFGISKMAGDDGNIEEARLTRTGAVLGTPLYMPPEQATGDTPRVGPPADMWALGLIAFRLLTGQVYWKAHTMAELLVEILTRPMEAPSVRDESLPKSFDAWFLRSCDRDPKKRFPTVWDQVKALAESLGIGPPEKTEAQRTMLTGQAPKVEGDPIRMTEHAETLRPQALPKTPSNPPPATMPSGALSRSERERTHTRPSSRSRHNMKKVAEAEAQAKAEAEAKAQPTAAPKGSEPMQVGIGTVLRAGSDTLMPEGERRQLTIVSYELLPSTENASKLDPQKLRESMKEYEDAFAQVMKGYKGQPAQPLGEGQIAYFGYPIAREDDARRAVSAALELVETAQKLNSRHDKPLLDVRVGVHTGLVLTWEIIDDAATSKPAAIAGATPTMAWRLANLGRRNTVLISGTTYRLVRNYYQCASLGLRTLKGYAQPVETYQVSDESGAKSRIEGMTTGRLTPMVGRDLELGLMLDRWARVEEGSGQLLLISGEAGIGKSRLTRVFRDRLEASPHTWVETRCLQDQRDRSLFPIAGLVNQLFVLVPRDSPEEKISKIERALAHYGYPLPEVMPIFGALLGLPVWHRYPPTAMSTEDQRTKLQEVLFSAIDSLARRRPLVIMFADLHWADPATLAILGDIVHDLPTVSVMLLGTARPGFVPPWPARSHVSTVTLSRLTPKRVKMMVEEITKGKELPSEVFDQLVEKTDGVPLFVEEVTKMLLESGLLEERGGRFELTGPLPAFAIPATLRDSLMARLDRLGSAKRVAQLGAILGREFTYDLIEAVSPIDPATLQRELDRLVEADVLYQRGRIPRATYTFKYVLVQDTAYESLLHNTRQAYHRKIAQVLLQRSMAASQLGDAKGSRDPNASGNQPSQAGSGDKKAPSDDHRPPQRDVKEVLRGLMKDKPEDSPLGNVKDLKKRPF; from the coding sequence ATGCTGCCGGAGAAGATCCCCGAGCTCATCGCATCGCGATATCGCGTCGTTCACCCCATTGGCGAGGGGAACATGGGGACGGTGTACCTCGTCGAGCACGTGTACACCGGCGAAGAGCTGGCGATGAAGGTGCTGCAAGCGCATGTCGGCACCAATGCGAAGCTCGTCAAGCGCTTCAAGCGCGAGGCGTGGCTGCCCGCCCGGATCCGCAGCGATCACGTGGTGCGCGTGATCGACGCCGACGTCGCCGCCGAGCTCGGCAACGCGCCGTTCCTCGTGATGGAGCTGCTCCGCGGCTCGGATCTCGAAGCCTACGTGCAGCGGATGCAAAAGGTGCCCGCCGCCGAGGTCGTGGGGATCTACTGGCAGGTCGCGGACGCGCTGAGCAAGGCGCACGCGCTCGGGATCGTCCATCGCGATCTCAAGCCCGAGAACATCTTCCTGCACGAGCACTACGACGGGCGCGTGATCGTGAAGGTGCTCGATTTCGGCATCTCGAAGATGGCCGGCGACGACGGCAACATCGAGGAGGCGCGCCTGACCCGCACGGGCGCGGTGCTCGGGACGCCGCTCTACATGCCGCCCGAGCAAGCCACCGGCGACACGCCGCGCGTCGGGCCCCCCGCGGACATGTGGGCGCTCGGGCTGATCGCGTTCCGGCTGCTCACGGGGCAGGTCTACTGGAAGGCCCACACGATGGCCGAGCTGCTCGTCGAGATCCTCACGCGCCCGATGGAGGCGCCGTCGGTCCGCGACGAGAGCCTGCCGAAGTCGTTCGACGCGTGGTTCTTGCGCTCGTGTGATCGGGACCCGAAGAAGCGGTTCCCGACCGTGTGGGATCAGGTCAAGGCGTTGGCCGAGAGCCTCGGGATCGGGCCGCCGGAGAAGACCGAGGCGCAGCGCACGATGCTCACGGGCCAGGCGCCGAAGGTCGAAGGTGATCCGATCCGGATGACCGAGCACGCCGAGACGTTGCGCCCGCAGGCCCTGCCGAAGACGCCGAGCAACCCGCCGCCGGCGACGATGCCCTCGGGCGCGCTCTCGCGGTCGGAGCGGGAGCGGACGCACACGCGTCCCTCGTCGCGCTCGCGGCACAACATGAAGAAGGTCGCCGAGGCCGAGGCGCAGGCGAAGGCCGAAGCCGAGGCGAAGGCGCAGCCGACAGCCGCGCCGAAGGGCTCGGAGCCGATGCAGGTGGGCATCGGGACGGTGCTGCGCGCGGGCAGCGACACGCTGATGCCCGAGGGGGAGCGCCGGCAGCTCACGATCGTCTCGTACGAGCTTTTGCCCTCGACGGAGAACGCCTCGAAGCTCGATCCGCAGAAGCTGCGCGAATCGATGAAGGAGTACGAGGACGCGTTCGCGCAGGTGATGAAGGGCTACAAGGGCCAGCCCGCGCAGCCGCTCGGTGAGGGACAGATCGCGTACTTCGGCTACCCGATCGCGCGCGAGGACGACGCGCGGCGCGCCGTGAGCGCAGCGCTCGAGCTCGTGGAGACGGCGCAGAAGCTGAACAGCCGCCACGACAAACCGCTGCTCGACGTGCGAGTCGGCGTGCACACGGGCCTCGTGCTGACGTGGGAGATCATCGACGACGCGGCGACGAGCAAGCCCGCCGCAATCGCGGGCGCGACGCCGACGATGGCCTGGCGCCTGGCGAACCTCGGGCGGCGCAACACGGTGCTCATCAGCGGGACGACGTACCGGCTCGTGCGCAACTACTACCAGTGCGCGAGCCTCGGCCTGCGCACGCTGAAGGGGTACGCGCAGCCAGTCGAGACGTACCAGGTGAGCGACGAGAGCGGCGCGAAGAGCCGCATCGAGGGCATGACGACGGGCCGGCTCACGCCCATGGTCGGCCGCGATCTGGAGCTCGGCCTGATGCTCGATCGCTGGGCCCGCGTGGAAGAGGGCTCGGGACAACTGCTCCTAATCTCGGGCGAGGCGGGCATCGGCAAGTCGCGCCTGACGCGCGTGTTCCGCGACAGACTCGAAGCCTCGCCCCACACCTGGGTCGAGACGCGTTGCCTGCAAGATCAGCGCGACCGCTCGCTCTTCCCGATCGCGGGCCTGGTGAACCAGCTCTTCGTGCTGGTCCCGCGCGACAGCCCCGAGGAGAAGATCAGCAAGATCGAGCGCGCGCTCGCGCACTACGGCTATCCGCTGCCGGAGGTGATGCCGATCTTCGGCGCGCTGCTCGGCCTGCCGGTCTGGCATCGCTACCCGCCGACGGCGATGAGCACGGAGGATCAACGCACGAAGCTGCAAGAGGTGCTCTTCAGCGCGATCGACTCGCTCGCGCGGCGCCGTCCGCTCGTGATCATGTTCGCGGATCTGCACTGGGCCGATCCCGCGACGCTCGCGATCCTCGGCGACATCGTGCACGACCTGCCGACCGTGAGCGTGATGCTGCTCGGCACGGCGCGCCCTGGGTTCGTCCCGCCGTGGCCCGCGCGCTCGCACGTCAGCACCGTCACGCTGAGCCGCCTCACGCCGAAGCGCGTGAAGATGATGGTCGAGGAGATCACGAAGGGGAAAGAGCTGCCCTCGGAGGTCTTCGATCAGCTCGTCGAGAAGACGGACGGCGTGCCACTCTTCGTCGAGGAAGTGACGAAGATGCTGCTCGAATCGGGGCTGCTTGAAGAGCGCGGCGGTCGTTTCGAGCTCACGGGCCCGCTGCCCGCGTTCGCGATCCCCGCGACGCTGCGCGACTCGCTCATGGCGCGCCTCGACCGGCTCGGCTCGGCCAAACGCGTCGCGCAACTCGGCGCGATCCTCGGCCGCGAGTTCACCTACGACCTCATCGAGGCCGTCTCGCCGATCGATCCGGCGACGCTCCAACGCGAGCTCGATCGGCTCGTCGAAGCGGACGTGCTCTACCAGCGCGGCCGCATCCCGCGCGCGACGTACACGTTCAAGTACGTGCTCGTGCAGGACACGGCGTACGAGTCGCTGCTCCACAACACGCGCCAGGCCTACCACCGCAAGATCGCGCAGGTGCTCCTGCAGCGCTCGATGGCGGCCTCGCAGCTCGGCGACGCAAAGGGGAGCCGCGATCCGAACGCGAGCGGCAACCAGCCCTCGCAAGCGGGGAGCGGTGACAAGAAGGCGCCCTCGGACGACCATCGGCCGCCTCAAAGAGACGTGAAGGAAGTGCTACGCGGGCTCATGAAGGACAAACCCGAGGACAGCCCGCTCGGCAACGTCAAGGACCTGAAGAAGCGTCCCTTTTAG